In Micromonospora sp. WMMD980, the following are encoded in one genomic region:
- a CDS encoding type B 50S ribosomal protein L31 has protein sequence MKPGIHPEYRPVVFRDKGADFAFLTRSTATSDQTIEWSDGNTYPVIDVQISSASHPFWTGKQRLLDTAGRVEKFRQKYARRGPQQS, from the coding sequence ATGAAACCCGGCATCCACCCCGAGTACCGCCCCGTCGTCTTCCGCGACAAGGGCGCCGACTTTGCCTTCCTCACCCGCTCCACCGCCACCAGCGACCAGACGATCGAGTGGAGCGACGGCAACACCTATCCGGTGATCGACGTTCAGATCTCGTCCGCCAGCCACCCCTTCTGGACCGGGAAGCAACGCCTGCTCGACACCGCCGGCCGCGTCGAGAAGTTCCGCCAGAAGTACGCCCGCCGGGGCCCTCAGCAGTCATGA
- a CDS encoding GTP-binding protein, with product MMSTSPLAPADPGATTADTGPSLTVLSGFWPSATYAVARTLLAADPALLLVRHDLADLAAGTVHRIVRDAAGVLEDERITLAHGCVSCTLREDVLPTLARLARAHPHRDLLLMLPEVVEPEAVAAVCAHCLVDGAPITDLIRVDSYVTVVDAEHLLDGLASTDDLKTLGIAAANNDDRALADVVVRQIEFADTLVLWGESREGAYDTSRLSVLLERMAPWAAQVRVNGDLVDAGTLTRQLRHTHRHRPETPGILNRGLQGYTLGAHEPESDCGVVSAVFRARRPFHPQRLHDVLEEVNAEMIRSRGYFWLASQPDTVVAWEFAGGGLAMGSLGYWLVSLPEQHWEHVEDQRRLAAALDWDPYYGDRHQHLVFIGLDIDPVDLHRTLAGCLLTDAELADGEQTWRTYPDPFAGCFPLGAEELTDTDTDTDTEGAQPA from the coding sequence GTGATGTCGACGTCACCGCTCGCACCCGCCGATCCCGGCGCTACGACGGCCGATACCGGGCCGTCGTTGACCGTGCTCAGCGGCTTCTGGCCGTCCGCGACGTACGCCGTCGCCCGCACGCTGCTGGCGGCGGACCCGGCGCTGCTGCTGGTCCGGCACGACCTCGCCGACCTGGCCGCCGGCACCGTGCACCGGATCGTGCGCGACGCCGCCGGCGTGCTCGAGGACGAGCGGATCACCCTGGCGCACGGATGCGTCTCCTGCACGCTGCGGGAGGACGTGCTGCCCACCCTCGCCCGGCTGGCCCGCGCTCACCCGCACCGTGACCTGCTGCTGATGCTTCCCGAGGTGGTCGAGCCCGAGGCGGTCGCCGCCGTCTGCGCGCACTGTCTCGTCGACGGTGCCCCGATCACCGATCTGATCCGGGTCGACTCCTACGTCACCGTGGTCGACGCCGAGCACCTGCTCGACGGCCTGGCCAGCACCGACGACCTGAAGACCCTCGGCATCGCGGCGGCGAACAACGACGACCGGGCGCTGGCCGACGTCGTGGTGCGGCAGATCGAGTTCGCCGACACCCTCGTCCTGTGGGGCGAGTCCCGCGAGGGCGCGTACGACACCAGTCGCCTGTCGGTGCTGCTGGAACGGATGGCGCCGTGGGCGGCGCAGGTCCGCGTCAACGGTGACCTCGTCGACGCCGGTACGCTGACCCGGCAACTTCGCCACACCCACCGGCACCGGCCGGAGACCCCGGGGATCCTGAACCGCGGCCTGCAGGGCTACACCCTCGGCGCGCACGAGCCGGAGTCCGACTGCGGAGTCGTCTCCGCCGTCTTCCGTGCCCGCCGGCCGTTCCACCCGCAGCGCCTGCACGACGTCCTCGAAGAGGTCAACGCCGAGATGATCCGCTCGCGCGGGTACTTCTGGCTGGCCAGCCAACCCGACACCGTGGTGGCCTGGGAGTTCGCCGGCGGCGGCCTGGCCATGGGTTCTCTCGGGTACTGGCTGGTGAGCCTGCCGGAGCAGCACTGGGAGCACGTCGAGGACCAGCGTCGCCTGGCCGCCGCCCTCGACTGGGATCCCTACTACGGCGACCGGCACCAGCACCTGGTCTTCATCGGCCTCGACATCGACCCCGTCGACCTGCACCGCACTCTCGCCGGATGTCTGCTCACCGACGCCGAACTCGCCGACGGAGAACAGACCTGGCGCACCTACCCCGACCCGTTCGCCGGCTGCTTCCCCCTCGGGGCGGAGGAGCTGACCGACACCGACACCGACACCGACACCGAAGGAGCGCAGCCCGCATGA
- a CDS encoding winged helix-turn-helix domain-containing protein, translated as MIDERRVGVSMEDDGGVVVTIRLEGSAGPPDADATRLLRLVSRIAARQADGGTEPAPARDVHLLRVVPHARTVYCDGREILLTRREFDLLRHLADHPRRVFTRDQLLDRVWGHPFTGTRSVDVHVRRLRVKLGADLPVIATVRGVGYRLGSAMSVEVVNDPG; from the coding sequence GTGATAGACGAGCGGCGGGTGGGGGTGTCGATGGAGGACGACGGTGGCGTGGTGGTCACCATCCGGCTGGAGGGCTCGGCGGGACCTCCCGATGCCGACGCGACCCGCCTGCTGCGGCTGGTGAGTCGCATCGCCGCCCGCCAGGCCGATGGCGGGACGGAGCCCGCGCCCGCGCGGGACGTGCACCTCCTGCGAGTCGTCCCGCACGCGCGCACGGTCTACTGCGATGGCCGCGAGATTCTCCTCACCCGGCGCGAGTTCGACCTGCTCCGGCACCTCGCCGATCATCCCCGACGGGTGTTCACCCGGGATCAGCTGCTCGATCGGGTGTGGGGGCACCCCTTCACCGGCACCCGGAGCGTCGACGTCCACGTGCGCCGCCTGCGGGTGAAGCTCGGCGCCGACCTGCCAGTGATCGCCACGGTGCGCGGCGTCGGCTACCGGCTCGGTTCCGCCATGTCGGTCGAGGTGGTGAACGACCCCGGCTGA
- the rpmB gene encoding 50S ribosomal protein L28 encodes MSRRCDVTGAEPSFGNAVSHSHRRTRRRWNPNLQSHRYWLPSEGRWVRLTLTAKALKTVDRKGIEKVVAEMRARGVKL; translated from the coding sequence GTGTCCCGACGCTGTGACGTCACCGGGGCGGAGCCGAGCTTCGGCAACGCCGTTTCCCATTCGCACCGGCGCACCCGTCGCCGGTGGAACCCGAACCTGCAGAGCCACCGCTACTGGTTGCCGTCGGAGGGTCGCTGGGTGCGGTTGACCCTGACCGCCAAGGCGCTGAAGACGGTGGACCGCAAGGGCATCGAGAAGGTCGTCGCCGAGATGCGCGCCCGGGGAGTGAAGCTCTGA
- the rpmG gene encoding 50S ribosomal protein L33 translates to MAKQTDVRPIVRLRSTAGTGYTYVTRKNRRNDPDRLVLRKYDPVVRRHVEFREAR, encoded by the coding sequence ATGGCCAAGCAGACCGACGTCCGTCCGATCGTGCGGCTGCGCAGCACCGCCGGCACCGGCTACACGTACGTCACCCGCAAGAACCGCCGCAACGACCCGGACCGCCTGGTGCTGCGCAAGTACGACCCGGTCGTGCGCCGGCACGTCGAGTTCCGCGAGGCCCGCTGA
- the rpsN gene encoding 30S ribosomal protein S14 codes for MAKKSLSNRQARREDLVARHADRRAELKRLIAHPDTGPVVRADAVRWLSRLPRDSSPVRLRSRDQIDGRPRGVLTRFGLSRVRFRELALRGELPGVRKASW; via the coding sequence ATGGCGAAGAAGAGCCTGAGCAACCGGCAGGCCCGCCGGGAGGACCTGGTCGCCCGGCATGCCGACCGCCGGGCGGAGCTGAAGCGGCTGATCGCCCACCCGGACACCGGTCCGGTCGTACGCGCTGACGCGGTCCGCTGGCTCAGCCGGCTCCCGCGCGACTCCAGCCCGGTCCGGCTGCGTTCGCGGGATCAGATCGACGGCCGTCCGCGAGGTGTGCTGACCCGCTTCGGGCTCTCTCGGGTCCGGTTCCGGGAGTTGGCCCTGCGCGGTGAGCTGCCGGGTGTCCGCAAGGCGTCCTGGTGA
- a CDS encoding choice-of-anchor M domain-containing protein has product MRARGFAALLAGAVVVTGTALAPTAASAAEKVVLSKGHTDAVDVHYEGGVLSLKVHDDTVSPSVTRDPADVTFQASPESAMTVPADSRFAFLGPAGSQVWLLPMTQDPDLLWPGWNTTTLDSGVFEGDKVRLSLVDVEGPGNVTLFTQDSFGGPIIKFRSDDGLPDAIDVPVHTQAHSNWAFSALGNYTLKFQAEATLTNGTTVSTGPVDYSFVVGELSGGGPEVSLSVSGMADEYQPNDTVTLSAVQTPQTELDHYHWFSKCPDAADWSIIPGEAGASYSFTATRELNACEYVAKLYDDDHEVVATSEPVILWVAFPPQEPGASQTITASIAETQGSLVISVNPDDRAVVLPPAQLNAAGDRWESNGELRPVTVTDTRAGQPGWSASGQIPADFAGPDGATFSAGYLGWTPRVLAQADGQGVVPGAAVAPYVVGVGGGLGNSAVLGSAPDGTGRGTAQLGADLRLSLPTETAAGTYTATLTLTAI; this is encoded by the coding sequence TTGAGGGCTCGCGGTTTCGCGGCCCTGCTCGCCGGGGCGGTGGTGGTCACCGGCACGGCGCTGGCGCCCACCGCCGCTTCGGCGGCCGAGAAGGTGGTGCTGTCCAAGGGCCACACCGACGCGGTCGATGTGCACTACGAAGGTGGTGTGTTGTCGTTGAAGGTGCACGACGACACGGTCAGTCCGTCGGTGACGCGGGACCCGGCGGACGTCACGTTCCAGGCGTCGCCGGAGTCGGCCATGACCGTGCCGGCCGATTCGAGGTTCGCGTTTCTCGGTCCGGCCGGATCGCAGGTGTGGTTGCTGCCGATGACGCAGGATCCGGATCTGCTCTGGCCGGGCTGGAACACCACGACGCTCGACTCCGGCGTGTTCGAGGGCGACAAGGTGCGCCTGAGCCTGGTCGACGTGGAGGGCCCCGGCAACGTCACGCTGTTCACCCAGGACTCGTTCGGCGGACCGATCATCAAGTTCCGCTCCGACGACGGGCTGCCGGACGCGATCGACGTGCCGGTGCACACCCAGGCGCACTCGAACTGGGCGTTCAGCGCGTTGGGCAACTACACGCTGAAGTTCCAGGCCGAGGCGACGCTGACCAACGGCACCACGGTCAGCACCGGGCCGGTCGACTACTCCTTCGTCGTCGGCGAGCTGTCCGGCGGCGGACCGGAGGTCAGCCTGTCGGTCAGCGGGATGGCCGACGAGTACCAGCCCAACGACACGGTCACGCTCAGCGCGGTGCAGACGCCGCAGACCGAGCTGGACCACTACCACTGGTTCAGCAAGTGCCCGGACGCGGCCGACTGGAGCATCATCCCGGGCGAGGCGGGCGCGAGTTACTCGTTCACCGCGACCCGGGAGCTGAACGCCTGCGAGTACGTGGCCAAGCTCTACGACGACGACCACGAGGTCGTGGCGACCAGTGAGCCGGTGATCCTGTGGGTGGCGTTCCCGCCGCAGGAGCCGGGCGCCTCGCAGACGATCACCGCGTCGATCGCCGAGACGCAGGGCTCGCTGGTGATCAGCGTCAACCCCGACGACCGGGCCGTGGTGCTGCCGCCCGCGCAGCTCAACGCCGCCGGTGACCGGTGGGAGAGCAACGGTGAGCTGCGGCCGGTCACGGTGACCGACACCCGCGCCGGCCAGCCGGGGTGGAGCGCCTCCGGGCAGATCCCGGCGGACTTCGCCGGGCCGGACGGGGCGACGTTCAGCGCCGGCTACCTCGGCTGGACCCCGCGTGTCCTGGCCCAGGCCGACGGGCAGGGCGTGGTGCCCGGCGCGGCGGTGGCGCCGTACGTCGTCGGAGTCGGCGGCGGTCTCGGCAACAGCGCGGTGCTGGGCTCGGCTCCGGACGGCACCGGGCGGGGTACCGCACAGCTCGGCGCGGACCTGCGGCTGAGTCTGCCCACCGAGACGGCGGCAGGGACCTACACCGCGACCCTGACCCTCACCGCCATCTGA
- a CDS encoding DUF916 domain-containing protein, protein MRLLATIAVGIGLLGVVPAPPASALAAPAPSSPPATQRTSPSPAPSPAAATWGVAPSTARGPNGRTAFGYKLDPGATLTDYVGVTNHSSRPLTLDLYASDAVTTTRGGFDLLAAGQKPTNVGSWVRLPRRTVTIPSASRLDVPFTLTVPRNATPGDHAGGIVASLTDVGSDARGNQVAVDHRVGARIYLRVTGELQPTLTIQDLRVRHTGSVDPLTGGTVTATFTVRNTGNVRLAGQPVLGVAGPFGLARRSVTGTALPEILPGGELATTVCMSGVPPLFRLTADATVTPVAVGDQVLDPPPRASTAQAAVWAVPWPQLALLALLALAGWALIATRRRRAAQHARAVAAAREEGRAEAGRAPDADRSGPGHDNRQPAIDRTGKDDT, encoded by the coding sequence ATGCGCCTGCTCGCCACCATCGCCGTCGGGATCGGCCTGCTCGGCGTGGTCCCCGCACCACCTGCCTCCGCGCTGGCCGCACCCGCCCCCTCCAGCCCGCCGGCAACGCAACGGACGTCGCCGTCGCCGGCACCGTCGCCCGCCGCCGCGACCTGGGGCGTGGCTCCGTCGACCGCGCGTGGACCGAACGGCCGGACGGCGTTCGGCTACAAGCTCGACCCGGGCGCCACCCTGACCGACTACGTCGGCGTCACGAACCACTCCAGCCGCCCGCTCACCCTCGACCTCTACGCCAGCGACGCGGTCACCACGACCCGGGGCGGGTTCGACCTGCTGGCCGCCGGTCAGAAGCCCACCAACGTGGGCTCCTGGGTCCGCCTCCCGCGCCGCACGGTGACCATCCCCTCGGCGTCCCGCCTGGACGTGCCGTTCACGCTCACCGTGCCGCGCAACGCCACCCCGGGAGACCACGCCGGAGGGATCGTCGCCTCGCTGACCGACGTGGGGAGCGACGCGCGGGGCAACCAGGTCGCCGTCGACCACCGGGTCGGCGCGCGCATCTACCTGCGGGTGACCGGTGAGCTGCAACCGACGCTGACCATCCAGGACCTCCGGGTGCGGCACACCGGGTCGGTCGATCCGCTGACCGGTGGCACGGTCACCGCCACGTTCACCGTCCGCAACACCGGCAACGTACGGCTCGCCGGACAGCCCGTGCTCGGTGTGGCCGGGCCGTTCGGCCTGGCCCGGCGGTCCGTGACGGGTACGGCCCTGCCGGAGATCCTGCCCGGCGGCGAGCTGGCCACCACCGTATGCATGTCGGGTGTCCCGCCGCTGTTCCGGCTCACCGCGGACGCGACCGTCACACCGGTCGCCGTCGGCGACCAGGTCCTCGACCCACCCCCGCGGGCCAGCACGGCCCAGGCCGCGGTCTGGGCCGTGCCCTGGCCGCAGCTGGCCCTGCTCGCCCTGCTCGCCCTCGCCGGGTGGGCGCTGATCGCGACCCGGCGCCGCCGGGCGGCCCAGCACGCCCGGGCGGTGGCCGCCGCCCGGGAGGAGGGCCGCGCGGAGGCCGGCCGGGCCCCGGACGCCGATCGTTCGGGCCCGGGCCACGACAACCGACAACCTGCCATCGACCGCACGGGGAAGGACGACACGTGA
- a CDS encoding TIGR03773 family transporter-associated surface protein, giving the protein MRAGAASLAAVVLALAPAATPAYAEPVAVTSAGADLVSVGLDGDTMSLRFRRDARAAGHDPAEVVLGPDGGLAGRVPDGPAFAFLGRAGHPVWALSAGDTGFPALDTTGVRPGAVADDRVTLALRSVDGPGTFTAYTLCGLGAATPLFGNGPGVPGSTRLPAGTRTGGVVWAFDAAGDYRLTLTASAVLRSGGTARAEATYRVRVPTIAPAGVSAPAPLEPAVGATARALVAPKVAAAPKPAAAAPKPLAAPQAAAGPATGRQVISDGHVDMGPQLNGDTWTIRIKGDRSSPPVWRETADVVLHVKDKARITVPGGADFLGKQGDTVWLLPQTQQAGLVWPGWNTQHESVVSGVKGNVTWTLKGVNGPGRFALFLTGSFGSENVLFDSTKPFPQKLDIPLNTHTHGNWAFGKPGLYRLAVQMSGTTTAGRAVSATKTLTIAVGDSTDPNTGFAAGAGTGSGAGGNGDGDADQGSAGPLPRTGAGWVLPALAVGVVLVAVGALLMVLARRRAALRTR; this is encoded by the coding sequence ATGCGTGCCGGCGCCGCGAGCCTGGCCGCCGTCGTGCTGGCGCTGGCTCCCGCGGCAACGCCGGCCTACGCCGAACCGGTCGCCGTCACCTCGGCCGGCGCCGACCTGGTCTCCGTCGGTCTCGACGGTGACACGATGTCGCTGCGCTTCCGCCGTGACGCGCGGGCGGCCGGGCACGACCCGGCCGAGGTGGTGCTCGGCCCGGACGGCGGGCTGGCCGGCCGGGTGCCGGACGGACCGGCCTTCGCCTTCCTCGGACGGGCGGGCCACCCGGTGTGGGCACTGTCCGCGGGCGACACCGGCTTTCCCGCCCTGGACACCACCGGGGTACGCCCCGGGGCCGTCGCCGACGACCGGGTGACCCTCGCGCTGCGCTCGGTCGACGGACCGGGAACGTTCACCGCCTATACCCTGTGCGGCCTGGGTGCGGCGACCCCGCTGTTCGGCAACGGTCCGGGCGTGCCGGGCTCGACGCGGCTGCCTGCCGGCACGCGTACCGGTGGCGTGGTCTGGGCCTTCGACGCCGCCGGTGACTACCGGCTCACGCTGACCGCCTCGGCCGTCCTGCGCTCGGGCGGGACGGCACGGGCCGAGGCGACGTACCGGGTGAGGGTGCCGACGATCGCCCCGGCCGGCGTGTCGGCGCCCGCGCCGCTGGAGCCGGCCGTGGGGGCGACCGCGCGGGCGCTCGTCGCGCCGAAAGTGGCCGCCGCGCCGAAACCCGCCGCCGCCGCGCCGAAACCCCTAGCAGCGCCGCAGGCGGCGGCCGGCCCCGCGACGGGTCGTCAGGTGATCAGTGACGGGCACGTCGACATGGGCCCGCAGCTCAACGGCGACACCTGGACCATCCGGATCAAGGGCGACCGCAGCAGCCCTCCGGTCTGGCGGGAGACCGCCGACGTGGTCCTGCATGTGAAGGACAAGGCGAGGATCACGGTGCCCGGCGGCGCCGACTTCCTCGGCAAGCAGGGCGACACGGTGTGGCTGCTCCCGCAGACCCAGCAGGCGGGTCTCGTCTGGCCGGGGTGGAACACCCAGCACGAATCCGTCGTCTCGGGTGTCAAGGGCAACGTCACCTGGACGCTGAAGGGGGTCAACGGCCCCGGCCGGTTCGCTCTCTTCCTGACCGGCTCGTTCGGCAGCGAGAACGTGCTGTTCGACTCCACCAAGCCGTTCCCGCAGAAGCTGGACATCCCGCTCAACACCCACACCCACGGCAACTGGGCGTTCGGCAAACCCGGTCTGTACCGCCTCGCGGTGCAGATGAGCGGCACCACCACGGCGGGCAGGGCGGTCAGCGCCACGAAGACGCTCACCATCGCCGTCGGCGACAGCACCGATCCGAACACCGGGTTCGCCGCCGGCGCCGGAACCGGCTCCGGAGCTGGTGGGAACGGCGACGGCGACGCCGACCAGGGCAGCGCCGGTCCGCTTCCGCGCACCGGCGCGGGCTGGGTGCTGCCGGCGCTGGCGGTCGGCGTCGTCCTGGTGGCGGTCGGCGCTCTGCTGATGGTGCTGGCCCGTCGGCGCGCCGCGCTCCGGACCCGGTGA
- a CDS encoding anchored repeat ABC transporter, substrate-binding protein: protein MLAGGCRSDVTLSAHDQRIQVLTTTGILRDLARNVGGDRVTVTSLVPDGADPYSYEPSLRDIRDVVYADVAFSNYLLLEEQTVIKALDANLRDGVPNISLAEGAVKYAAEIIPLVEDVSLDTIWLGMRVRGTGAEQGADRSSEVLLSATAVDGPGRMFAYLTESFGNPSFSVDSSDGFDPANGYRDDTATLPPDAHTHMSWAFTKPGVYRLTMRARLAVDLRTAPVPMGEQVFTFAVGVDPHSVPGTSEVLSGGHADVTVDLDQRRLYLLADPEGGGEATQRVYDPAHTVIEVPNKALLEVPGDRRFRFLGRPGTQVHQLPQAVLGKHVHGEIDPHLWQNVRNAMAYTELIRDTLISVDPEGAATYRANASAYLRQLEALDTYVRDTIAQIPPSRRHLVTTHDAFAYLGQAYGIQISGFVTPNPATEPSLADRRKLTETIRNLRIPAVFLEPNLAARSATLTEVAREENLRVCPIYGDAFDRDVTTYAEMMRFNAESLRDCLTTEK, encoded by the coding sequence ATGCTCGCCGGAGGCTGCCGGTCGGACGTGACGCTCAGCGCGCACGACCAGCGGATCCAGGTGTTGACGACCACCGGGATCCTGCGGGACCTGGCGCGCAACGTCGGCGGCGACCGGGTGACCGTCACCTCGCTCGTGCCCGACGGCGCCGACCCGTACAGCTACGAGCCGTCGCTGCGGGACATCCGCGACGTCGTCTACGCCGACGTGGCCTTCAGCAACTACCTGCTCCTGGAGGAACAAACCGTCATCAAGGCGCTGGACGCGAACCTGCGCGACGGCGTGCCGAACATCTCGCTGGCCGAGGGAGCGGTGAAGTACGCGGCGGAGATCATCCCGCTGGTCGAGGACGTCTCGCTGGACACCATCTGGCTGGGCATGCGGGTGCGCGGCACCGGTGCGGAGCAGGGAGCGGACCGGTCCTCGGAGGTACTGCTCAGCGCGACCGCCGTGGACGGGCCGGGGCGGATGTTCGCGTACCTCACCGAGTCGTTCGGCAATCCGTCGTTCTCCGTCGACTCGAGCGACGGGTTCGACCCCGCCAACGGCTACCGGGACGACACGGCGACGCTGCCGCCGGACGCGCACACCCACATGAGCTGGGCGTTCACCAAGCCGGGTGTCTACCGGCTGACCATGCGGGCGCGGCTGGCCGTCGACCTGCGGACGGCGCCGGTCCCCATGGGCGAGCAGGTGTTCACCTTCGCCGTCGGGGTGGACCCGCACTCGGTGCCGGGGACGTCGGAGGTGCTGAGCGGAGGGCACGCCGATGTCACCGTCGATCTCGACCAGCGGCGGCTCTACCTGCTCGCCGACCCCGAGGGTGGCGGCGAGGCGACCCAACGGGTGTACGACCCGGCGCACACCGTGATCGAGGTACCGAACAAGGCACTGCTGGAGGTGCCCGGCGACCGGCGGTTCCGGTTCCTCGGCCGGCCCGGCACCCAGGTCCACCAGCTTCCGCAGGCGGTCCTCGGCAAGCACGTGCACGGTGAGATCGACCCGCACCTGTGGCAGAACGTCCGCAACGCGATGGCCTACACGGAGCTCATCCGGGACACGCTGATCAGCGTCGACCCCGAGGGGGCGGCGACCTATCGGGCGAACGCCTCGGCCTACCTCCGGCAACTGGAGGCACTCGACACGTACGTGCGGGACACCATCGCGCAGATCCCGCCGTCCCGGCGCCACCTCGTCACCACGCACGACGCGTTCGCCTACCTGGGCCAGGCGTACGGGATACAGATATCCGGCTTCGTCACACCCAACCCCGCCACCGAGCCGAGCCTCGCCGACCGCCGCAAGCTCACCGAGACGATCCGCAACCTGCGCATACCCGCTGTCTTTCTGGAGCCGAACCTGGCGGCCCGGTCCGCCACGCTGACCGAGGTGGCCCGCGAGGAGAACCTGCGGGTGTGCCCGATCTACGGCGACGCGTTCGACCGCGACGTCACCACCTACGCGGAGATGATGCGGTTCAACGCCGAATCGCTGCGCGACTGCCTGACCACGGAGAAGTGA
- a CDS encoding choice-of-anchor M domain-containing protein: MEEPVTAGRARRRTRTTTVILRGAIAALLVLATAPTPARAAEPTPNRSQSIAADQPLATGRTTLTTGHVDIGPRYVDNRWTLLIHDGTQARPVWRDPDETLLRVSDAALQTVPDDPAYAFLGIEAGARAYVVPQVQDRNVVWLGWNTQDPRVLRTIDRGVTLTLLGVRGPGTLTTYLQSGNFAAPQPLWRSAESKAQPFWVEVNTHTHANWVFSAPGVYLLAVQVSADLVDGKKVSATGTLRFAVGDATSADDAFAAKADTPVPAGQEQPAVGPAGAGDRAGGSPTLLIAALAGTAVALAVGLVVLLLRGRGARRRAERERPVASSEGRR, from the coding sequence ATGGAGGAACCAGTGACGGCAGGACGGGCGCGCCGCCGCACCCGCACGACCACAGTCATCCTGCGCGGCGCCATCGCGGCGCTGCTCGTGCTGGCGACGGCACCGACCCCGGCGCGGGCGGCCGAGCCGACGCCGAACCGCAGCCAGTCGATCGCAGCCGACCAGCCCCTCGCCACCGGGCGGACGACGCTCACCACCGGGCACGTCGACATCGGCCCCCGCTACGTCGACAACCGGTGGACGCTGCTGATCCACGACGGCACGCAGGCGCGACCGGTGTGGCGTGACCCCGACGAGACCCTGTTGCGGGTGTCCGACGCCGCGCTGCAGACCGTTCCGGACGACCCGGCGTACGCCTTTCTCGGCATCGAGGCCGGTGCGCGGGCGTACGTGGTGCCGCAGGTCCAGGACCGGAACGTCGTCTGGCTGGGGTGGAACACCCAGGACCCGCGGGTGTTGCGGACCATCGACCGCGGCGTCACCCTGACCCTGCTCGGGGTGCGCGGTCCGGGGACCCTCACGACGTACCTCCAGTCGGGCAACTTCGCGGCGCCGCAGCCGCTCTGGCGATCCGCCGAGTCGAAGGCCCAACCCTTCTGGGTGGAGGTCAACACCCACACCCACGCCAACTGGGTCTTTTCCGCCCCGGGCGTCTATCTGCTGGCGGTGCAGGTGTCGGCCGACCTTGTCGACGGGAAGAAGGTGTCGGCGACCGGCACGCTGCGTTTCGCGGTGGGCGACGCCACCAGCGCCGACGACGCCTTCGCCGCCAAGGCGGACACGCCCGTACCCGCCGGTCAGGAGCAGCCCGCCGTGGGCCCGGCCGGAGCCGGCGATCGGGCCGGCGGCTCGCCGACGCTGCTGATCGCGGCGTTGGCCGGGACGGCGGTCGCGCTCGCTGTCGGCCTGGTCGTCCTGTTGCTGCGCGGACGTGGCGCCCGACGGCGGGCCGAGCGGGAACGCCCCGTCGCCTCGTCGGAGGGCCGGCGGTGA
- a CDS encoding anchored repeat-type ABC transporter ATP-binding subunit, whose protein sequence is MRALEIEGLDVDLGGRPVLRDVTLRLDRGELVGLLGPNGAGKTTLLRAVLALIRKRGGRVLVVGEPTRPGRSGIGYVPQRHEFNWDFPISVEQAVMSGRTGRIGPLRRPGVADWRAVGDALDRVQLTGLRRRPAGELSGGQRQRVLVARALALAPSILLLDEPFTGLDMPTQELLGELFTSLAREDHAVLMTTHDLVAAVDSCTRLVLLNGRIVADGRPADLEDPALWTETFGVSATSPLLNLVRAA, encoded by the coding sequence GTGAGAGCACTGGAAATCGAAGGGCTGGACGTGGATCTCGGCGGCCGGCCGGTCCTGCGGGACGTGACGCTGCGGCTGGATCGCGGTGAGCTGGTGGGGCTGCTCGGGCCCAACGGCGCCGGCAAGACCACCTTGTTGCGTGCCGTCCTGGCCCTGATCCGCAAGCGCGGCGGGCGGGTGCTGGTGGTGGGTGAACCGACCCGCCCCGGCCGGTCGGGGATCGGGTACGTCCCCCAGCGTCACGAGTTCAACTGGGACTTCCCGATCTCGGTGGAACAGGCCGTGATGAGTGGTCGCACCGGACGGATCGGTCCGCTCCGCCGTCCCGGCGTGGCCGACTGGCGTGCGGTCGGCGACGCGCTCGACCGGGTGCAGCTCACCGGCCTGCGCCGCCGGCCCGCCGGTGAACTGTCCGGTGGGCAACGCCAACGCGTCCTGGTCGCGCGGGCACTCGCGCTCGCGCCGAGCATCCTGCTGCTCGACGAGCCGTTCACCGGACTCGACATGCCCACCCAGGAACTGTTGGGCGAGTTGTTCACCAGCCTGGCCCGGGAGGATCACGCGGTGCTGATGACCACCCACGATCTGGTCGCCGCGGTGGACTCCTGCACCCGGCTGGTCCTGCTCAACGGGCGGATCGTCGCCGACGGTCGACCTGCGGATCTCGAAGACCCCGCGCTGTGGACGGAGACCTTCGGTGTGAGCGCGACCTCTCCACTGCTGAATCTCGTGCGGGCGGCCTGA